Below is a window of Mycobacterium dioxanotrophicus DNA.
CCAGGACAAGGATCGCTGATCCGAGAACGGAGGACTTCGAATGACGAAGCCCGCGACGCGGTCGCCGAGCACCAACAACAACCATCGGGTGTTCGATCAACCGCGCGCCGAAGCTGCGGTACGCGAGTTGCTCATCGCCATCGGTGAGGATCCCGACCGCCAGGGGCTTGTCGACACCCCGGCCCGGGTGGCCCGGGCCTACAAGGAACTGATGGCCGGGCTGTACACGGATCCGGACGCGGTGCTCAACACCACGTTCGACGAGCAGCACGACGAGCTGGTGCTGGTCAAGGCAATCCCGATGTACTCCACGTGCGAGCACCACCTGGTGTCGTTCCACGGAGTGGCGCACGTCGGCTACATCCCCGGCGAGGACGGGCGCGTGACCGGCCTGTCGAAGATCGCCCGGCTCGTCGACCTGTACTCGAAACGCCCGCAGGTGCAGGAACGGCTGACCGCGCAGATCGCCGACGCACTGATGCGCAAGCTCGCACCGCGCGGGACGATCGTGGTGATCGAGGCCGAGCATCTGTGCATGGCCATGCGTGGGGTCCGCAAGCCGGGCGCCATCACCACGACTTCGGCGGTACGCGGACAATTCAAGACCGACAAGGCATCTCGGGCCGAGGCGCTGGAACTTATCCTCCGTAAGTGAAGTCCACCCGTGTGCAGGTGATGGGGGTCGTCAACGTCACCGACGATTCCTTCTCCGACGGCGGAAAATTCATCGATCGCGACCGGGCCGTGGCGCACGGGTTGGCGTTGGCCGCGGCAGGTGCGGCCATCGTGGACGTCGGCGGTGAATCCACCCGCCCCGGCGCCACGCGGGTGGACCCCCGCGTCGAGGCCGCGCGGGTGGCTCCCGTCATCGAAAAGCTTGCCGCACATGGCGTCACCGTGAGCATCGACACCATGCACGCCGATGTGGCGAGCGCGGCGCTGGCCTGCGGAGCCACGATCGTCAACGACGTGTCCGGTGGGCTGGCCGACCCCAACATGGCGGGTGTGGTGGCAGACGCGAAGTGTGTCTGGGTGCTCATGCACTGGCGTTCGGTGCGGGCTGACCGTCCGCACCACGTTCCCGAATATCGCGACGTGGTCGCCGACGTGCGTGCGGAACTGCTCGCCCGGGTCGACGCCGCGGTGGCCGCCGGGGTCGATCCCGACCGGCTGATCATCGACCCAGGACTGGGATTCGCCAAGACGGGCCAACACAATTGGGCGTTGCTGCAGGCGCTGCCCGAACTGGTGGGCACGGGGATCCCGGTACTCGTCGGAGCGTCGCGCAAGCGCTTCCTCGGGACGTTGCTGGCCGGCGCGGACGGCGAGCCCCGCCCGCCGGACGGCAGGGAGACCGCGACCGCGGTGATCTCCGCGCTTGCCGGGGCGCACGGCGCATGGGGAGTGCGGGTGCACGACGTGACCGCTTCGGTCGACGCATTGCGCGTGCTTGACGCGTGGGAGTCGGGAGGACTCGATGGCTGACCGAATCGAATTGCGCGGCTTGAGAGTTCGCGGCAATCACGGGGTATTCGAGCATGAGCGGCGCGACGGCCAGGAATTCGTCGTCGACATCACGGCGTGGCTCGACCTGCGGGCCGCGGCGGCCAGCGACGAACTCGATGACACGCTGGATTACGGTGCGCTGGCCCAGCGCGCCGCGGACATCGTCGCCGGGCCCCCGCGAAATCTGATCGAGACGGTTTCGGCGGAGATCGCCGACGCTGTCATGGCCGACGAGCGCCTGCACGCCGTCGAGGTGGCGGTGCACAAACCCAGCGCGCCGATCCCGTTGACGTTCGACGACGTCGCTGTGGTCGCCCGGCGCAGTCGCCGCGCACGTGAGGAGCATCGATGAGTCGCGTACGTGAGGAGCGTCGATGACTTCAGTAGTGCTTTCGATCGGGTCCAATCTCGGTGACCGGATGGCGCGGCTGCAATCGGTCCTCGACGGGCTGGGCCCCGCCGTACGCGCGGTGTCCCCGGTGTACGAAACCGACGCGTGGGGCGGCGTGGAGCAGGGTCCGTTCCTCAACGCAGTGCTCATCGCCGACGACCCGGCCCTCGACGGGCAGGGGTGGCTTCGGCGCGGGCAGGAGCTGGAACAGGCCGCCGGCCGGGTTCGCGGTCAGCGTTGGGGCCCGCGCACCCTGGACGTCGACCTGATCGCCTGCTACGACGGCGACGTCGAGCTGAGCTCGCGTACCGATGGCCTGACGCTGCCGCATCCGCTCGCGCACCTGCGGGCCTTCGTGCTGATCCCGTGGCTGACGGTGGATCCGGACGCCACGCTGACCGTCGCGGGCGAATCCCGCCCGGTGCAGCGCCTGCTCGGCGAGATCGACCAGGCCGAACGTGACGGCGTGCGGCCGACGGACCTGGCCCTGACGCTGCAAACCGAATCCACGCGGGACTGAGCGATGGGGCCGACCCGCAAACGTGACCTCGCAGGCACCATCGCCGCCGTGGCCGTCGCAGGCTACCTGCTGGTCGTCGTGCTCTACCGGTGGTTTCCGCCGATCACCGTCTGGACCGGGCTGTCGCTGCTGGCGGTGGCGATCGCCGAGGCCGGCTGGGCGTTCTACGTGCGGTCCAAGATCAACGCCGGGCAGATCGGCGTCGGCGGCGGGC
It encodes the following:
- the folE gene encoding GTP cyclohydrolase I FolE, which codes for MTKPATRSPSTNNNHRVFDQPRAEAAVRELLIAIGEDPDRQGLVDTPARVARAYKELMAGLYTDPDAVLNTTFDEQHDELVLVKAIPMYSTCEHHLVSFHGVAHVGYIPGEDGRVTGLSKIARLVDLYSKRPQVQERLTAQIADALMRKLAPRGTIVVIEAEHLCMAMRGVRKPGAITTTSAVRGQFKTDKASRAEALELILRK
- the folP gene encoding dihydropteroate synthase; this translates as MKSTRVQVMGVVNVTDDSFSDGGKFIDRDRAVAHGLALAAAGAAIVDVGGESTRPGATRVDPRVEAARVAPVIEKLAAHGVTVSIDTMHADVASAALACGATIVNDVSGGLADPNMAGVVADAKCVWVLMHWRSVRADRPHHVPEYRDVVADVRAELLARVDAAVAAGVDPDRLIIDPGLGFAKTGQHNWALLQALPELVGTGIPVLVGASRKRFLGTLLAGADGEPRPPDGRETATAVISALAGAHGAWGVRVHDVTASVDALRVLDAWESGGLDG
- the folB gene encoding dihydroneopterin aldolase, whose translation is MADRIELRGLRVRGNHGVFEHERRDGQEFVVDITAWLDLRAAAASDELDDTLDYGALAQRAADIVAGPPRNLIETVSAEIADAVMADERLHAVEVAVHKPSAPIPLTFDDVAVVARRSRRAREEHR
- the folK gene encoding 2-amino-4-hydroxy-6-hydroxymethyldihydropteridine diphosphokinase; this translates as MTSVVLSIGSNLGDRMARLQSVLDGLGPAVRAVSPVYETDAWGGVEQGPFLNAVLIADDPALDGQGWLRRGQELEQAAGRVRGQRWGPRTLDVDLIACYDGDVELSSRTDGLTLPHPLAHLRAFVLIPWLTVDPDATLTVAGESRPVQRLLGEIDQAERDGVRPTDLALTLQTESTRD